Genomic window (Victivallis lenta):
GATTTCGGGAGAGCCGGCATCCTTTACGCCGAAGATGTCGAGCATGCGGCGGATCTGGTCCGAAAGCGCCCGGATCGACCGCAGAAGCGGCGTTTTCTTATCCAGCGCTTCGCCGGTGTAGCTGCAGAATGCGGTCGGGATGCAGAGAGTCGCTCCCGCCGGGGAGCGGCGCAGGAACGCCGGGCTGGTCGGGTCCCACGCCGTGTAGCCGCGCGCCTCGAAGGTCGAACGCAGTCCGCCGGACGGGAAGCTCGAGGCGTCGGATTCCCCGACCACGAGATTTTTCGCCGAAAACTTCATCGTGACGCCGCCGGCATGGTCCGGTTCGAGAAACGCATCGTGTTTCTCGGCGGTCCCGCCGGTCAGCGGCTGAAACCAGTGCGTGTAGTGGCTCGCACCCTTGCCGAGCGCCCACGCCTTCATGGCGCCGGCCACGTCGCCGGCGATATCCGGGTCCAGCGGCGCGCGGTCGCGGACCGTCTCAAGCAGCTTCTCGTAAGCCTGGGGCGGCAGGAATTCCTTCATCGAGGGGAGGTTGAACACATCTTCCCCGAAAAGCTCCTGCGCGCTTTCCGATACGATCCGGTCGGTGACGCACGCGGCGGCCGACGCCGTCACGTTCTGTATCGCCTGCCGTCTGGCCTTGTCGCTCATACTAAGGTGACTCCTGCTTGAAAATAAAAAACAACGCTGGAGAATATAGCCCCAAATCCGTTGAAAATCAAGGCCGCGCGGCAAACCAGACGCAAAGATATGCGCCGAGCAGAAGCGACAGGAGCAGAATGTGCGCACCGAGATCCCACCACATCAGCCGGGCCGGCAGGCGGCGGCGCAGAAGCAGGACGCTCCGCCAGACAAGTTCAAACAGCAGAAACATTGCAAGCAGCGGAGTGACGGGATTCCGGAAATCGAAATTTCCGTGCCAGAGCCGCGCAAGGTCGCCGGTCGTCCCGCAGAACGGACACGGCTGCCCGGTCATCCGCAGATAGCTGCAGCGCCAGATTTGCGGCAGCAAAAACCGCATTGCCCGTGCAAAAACAGGCAATGCGGCCATGTAGCAGACGAAGCCGAAAACGGTCCAGTTGAAAATGCGGTACCGTTTATCCATGGGGAAACGGCCGGCTCAGTCCCGGCCGGCCGGAGCCTGAACCTGAACCTCGACCTCTTCGGTCGAAACGACAACGCCGTTCTGGTCCTGATCCGCTTTTTTCTCGGCCTCTTCGAGCTGTCTCTTGAATTCCTGCGAAAAAGCTTCCTTGAACTCGGGATCGGACATGAGAGAGGCCGTTTGAGCAGCAAATACGATGCTCCAGAGAATCACAATCAGCAGTGCCACCGCGTTCAGCACGGTGCCGGCGATGCCCATCCCCTTCGGCTCTCCGCGTTTTCCTTTGACGATGATGTCGGCGATGCCGAGGCCGAGGCCGACCAGACACGGAATGAGCGCCAGTATTCCGCAAAACGGAATCCACGCGATCACCAGCCCGACAATTCCCAGAATCAATGCGGCAATACCCATTCCAATTTCTCCTTCTTTTCTCTGCGTGCTCCAAAATTACCGGCGGCAGGGTCTGCCGGAGCTTTCCGGCAGCTGTCAAAATATAATGCCATGTCTGAATTGTACAAGCCCGAACCGGAGGTCCGGTCCCGGAAAATCGGTATTTTTCTGCAAAAAATCACCGAATCGCAGTTTTTTACGCCTCCCGGACGTGTAAATTCCGGGAAAGTCATATTGGTACAAATTCTCTGCTTCAGCGCGGAACCAGCGTTGCGGGCAGCGAAGTCGCGTTGCCCGGCTTCTGCGTTGCGGGCAGCGAGGTCGCGTTGTCGGGCTGGCGGGTCGGCGGCAGCGAAGTCGCATTGTCGGGGCGGCGGGACGGCGGCAGCGAGGTCGCGTTGGCCGGTTTCTCGATCTGCGACGGCGCCGACCCCGCGTTCGACGGGCGTTCGGGCTTCTTCGGCGCGGGCGGCGGCTCCGGCTTTTCGGCCGGCGGAGCCGCCGGCGGGGCGACGGGGCGGGGTTCCGGCGTTTTTACAGGCGGCGGCTCGGGTTTCTTTTCCGGCGGCGGCTCGGGTTTCTTCTCCGGCGGCGGAACCGCGGGCGGTTCTTCCGTTTCGACCGGTGTTTTCACGGGGGGCGGTTCCGGCTCTTCTTCCGGCGGAGCCGGAGTCTCCGGCTTCTCTTTTCCGGGCGGAGGGAAACCGGGTTCCGGCGCACGGCGCACCGCATCCGCACTCGAAAACAACGCGGCAGCCAGTGCCGACAGACTGACCAGCACGGCGGCCGCCGCCAGCCGGACCGGTTTCTTCCGGCGGCGGCACCGGAGCAGCTCCGCACTTCCGAGCCCGGTTCCGAGCAGGGCCGGGACGATCGCAGCCGTGGCGCAATCCGGAATGCACATGACGATCCACCCGGCGATGCCGAGCAACAACGCAGCAAATCCCATCATCTTTCCTCCGTTTCAACAACTATTTCGAGGGCGTCCCGGCGGGAGGCGTCCAGATCACCC
Coding sequences:
- a CDS encoding DUF2752 domain-containing protein produces the protein MDKRYRIFNWTVFGFVCYMAALPVFARAMRFLLPQIWRCSYLRMTGQPCPFCGTTGDLARLWHGNFDFRNPVTPLLAMFLLFELVWRSVLLLRRRLPARLMWWDLGAHILLLSLLLGAYLCVWFAARP
- a CDS encoding DUF4190 domain-containing protein — translated: MGIAALILGIVGLVIAWIPFCGILALIPCLVGLGLGIADIIVKGKRGEPKGMGIAGTVLNAVALLIVILWSIVFAAQTASLMSDPEFKEAFSQEFKRQLEEAEKKADQDQNGVVVSTEEVEVQVQAPAGRD